The following proteins come from a genomic window of Gimesia chilikensis:
- a CDS encoding HAD family hydrolase, protein MSQLPPIQAVAFDLDGIMFNTEHVFFLSGDALLQRRGKKMTPDILRGMMGRRAHEGFEHLTQFLDKPEDPLELWEESQEIFRSLLDQHLKPMEGLFELLDFLEELDIPKGVATSSPRPYLESLLSRFDIIHRFPISLTAEDVTHGKPHPEIYLTAAEKMGVSPKNMLVLEDSETGTRSGVAAGAYVVSIPHEFSNYGDFSSAKFVAERLTDERILSLLAENRG, encoded by the coding sequence ATGTCTCAACTCCCTCCCATTCAGGCGGTTGCCTTCGACCTGGATGGCATCATGTTTAATACAGAACACGTGTTTTTCCTCTCAGGCGATGCCCTGTTGCAACGACGCGGGAAAAAAATGACCCCCGATATTCTGAGAGGAATGATGGGCCGACGTGCTCATGAGGGGTTTGAACACCTCACTCAGTTCCTGGATAAACCGGAAGATCCTCTGGAACTCTGGGAAGAAAGCCAGGAAATTTTCCGTTCCCTGCTGGATCAGCATCTGAAACCCATGGAGGGTTTGTTTGAACTGCTGGATTTCCTGGAAGAACTGGATATCCCCAAGGGAGTTGCTACATCTTCACCTCGTCCTTACCTGGAATCTCTGTTGTCCCGGTTTGACATTATTCATCGTTTCCCGATCAGCCTGACTGCTGAGGATGTCACTCACGGCAAACCACATCCGGAAATTTATCTGACCGCTGCTGAAAAAATGGGAGTCAGTCCGAAAAATATGCTGGTTCTGGAAGACAGTGAAACCGGCACCCGCTCTGGCGTGGCAGCAGGAGCTTATGTGGTTTCGATTCCGCATGAGTTCAGCAATTACGGAGATTTCAGTTCAGCAAAGTTTGTCGCTGAGCGGTTGACGGATGAGCGAATTCTCTCACTCCTGGCAGAAAATCGAGGCTAA